The Leucobacter viscericola genome includes a window with the following:
- a CDS encoding error-prone DNA polymerase → MGWHNDPIPWSEFERRLSAHAPQQARGSDARPQARPNETPQTQPTQARSAQELADSPVVPYAELHAHSHFSFLDGASSPEQLVQEATRLQLSGIALTDHDGFYGAAAFAEAAEAADRMAATTGHTAPLTVYGAELSLGLDAPQLGVADPQGTHLLLLARGTDGYHRLASAITEAQLTGGEKGRPQYNLEELAAAGQDTWAVLTGCRKGSVRRALETATTRETGDSLALTELDRLTDLFGPDNVYVELTHHGHPGDDPRNARLASLAAERGLPTLATGNVHYAVPAHAQLSEAMAAVRARRSLDELDDHLPATGTAHLRSGAAMLRRFAHYPDAVTRTAQLAAELAFPLRAARPRLPKLTLPPGHTQMEYLRHLVWQGAERRYGTNLSSHRRDRLESELNIIERKDFPGYFLIVHDLVREARERNILCQGRGSAAASAVCYVLGITEVDAIFYNLPFERFLSSMRDEEPDIDVDFDSERREEIIQYVYEKYGRRNAAQVANVITYRPKAAIRDAAKALGYSAGQQRAWTKGLERWNKLEVDTASPIPTPVQELAMRFMRAPRHLGIHSGGMVLTERPVGEVCPIEHARMDRRTVLQWDKDSCESMGLVKFDLLGLGMLSALQKTMDIVAAHTKKQWTLGTIPKEEPGVYDMLCRADAIGVFQLESRAQLNTLPRLLPRSFYDLVIEIALIRPGPIQGGAVHPYLRRKNKAEEVSYLHPKLRPVLERTLGVPLFQEQLMQMAVAVADCTAEDADLLRRAMGSKRGQERIESLKEKLFAGMAKNGIEGDAATHLYEQIEAFANFGFAESHSISFALLVYVSSWFKLHYPAAFLAGLLRSQPMGFYSSRTLVEDARRHGVEVRPADVQRSAVLADLELVSDRRPTAKPQAATECTAHLPRQENPPPVHPFVPGGPDTSALHRQDGDFAVRLGLAEIRSIEKSTAERIVRAREHGPFADLTDLARRADLDRAQLEALAAAGACKSLGLDRREALWAAAPAADNRERFLPGIAVHVQPPLLPVLNPAEQTALDLWTTGIALDAHPLALLRDTLDAQGVVRSDRTRHVQPGTVVKIAGLVTHRQRPGTASGITFITLEDESGSVNVVTWANVWARHRLVARSSPALIIRGVLERSPEGVINVIANNFEPLAAPAGVSSRDFH, encoded by the coding sequence ATGGGCTGGCACAACGACCCCATTCCGTGGAGCGAATTCGAGCGAAGGCTCTCCGCGCACGCCCCGCAGCAAGCGAGGGGTTCCGACGCGCGACCTCAGGCCCGCCCGAATGAGACCCCTCAGACGCAACCAACCCAGGCACGGAGTGCGCAAGAGCTCGCGGACTCCCCGGTTGTGCCCTACGCAGAACTCCATGCGCACTCACACTTCAGTTTTCTCGACGGCGCCTCCTCCCCCGAACAACTCGTACAAGAAGCGACCCGTCTACAGCTCAGCGGCATCGCCCTCACCGACCACGACGGGTTCTACGGAGCAGCCGCCTTTGCCGAGGCCGCTGAAGCTGCTGATCGGATGGCAGCAACGACGGGGCACACCGCCCCACTGACGGTGTACGGCGCAGAACTCTCACTGGGACTGGACGCCCCGCAGCTGGGGGTTGCCGATCCGCAAGGAACACACCTACTGCTCCTCGCTCGCGGCACCGACGGGTACCACCGGCTCGCTTCCGCGATCACCGAGGCTCAGCTAACCGGCGGAGAAAAAGGACGCCCGCAATACAACCTCGAAGAACTCGCAGCGGCGGGGCAAGACACCTGGGCGGTTCTCACCGGTTGCCGCAAGGGATCGGTCCGCCGCGCGCTTGAAACCGCCACCACCCGAGAAACAGGCGATTCACTGGCGCTCACAGAACTCGACCGCCTCACCGATCTCTTTGGCCCAGACAACGTCTACGTCGAGCTCACACACCATGGCCACCCCGGTGACGATCCTCGGAACGCAAGGCTCGCTTCGCTCGCCGCGGAACGGGGTCTCCCAACCCTCGCCACCGGCAACGTGCACTATGCGGTCCCTGCCCACGCGCAGCTCTCTGAGGCAATGGCTGCGGTGAGAGCACGCCGCAGCCTCGACGAACTCGACGACCACCTGCCAGCGACCGGCACCGCCCACCTCCGCAGCGGGGCCGCCATGCTGCGGCGTTTTGCTCACTACCCTGACGCGGTGACCCGCACAGCACAGCTCGCCGCCGAGTTGGCGTTCCCGTTGCGGGCAGCTCGCCCGCGACTGCCCAAGCTCACGCTTCCCCCTGGGCACACCCAAATGGAATACCTGCGACATCTCGTGTGGCAGGGAGCGGAACGACGCTACGGCACGAACCTCAGCAGCCACCGCAGAGATCGGCTCGAGAGCGAGCTGAACATCATCGAGCGCAAAGACTTCCCCGGCTATTTCCTCATCGTGCACGACCTTGTGCGTGAAGCACGAGAGCGAAATATCCTGTGCCAGGGACGAGGATCAGCCGCCGCTTCTGCGGTGTGTTACGTACTGGGCATCACCGAGGTCGACGCGATCTTCTATAACCTCCCCTTCGAACGTTTCCTGTCGAGCATGCGCGACGAAGAACCCGACATCGACGTCGATTTCGACTCCGAGCGTCGCGAAGAAATCATTCAGTACGTCTACGAAAAGTACGGTCGCCGTAACGCGGCCCAGGTTGCGAACGTCATCACTTACCGCCCCAAAGCCGCAATCAGAGACGCGGCAAAAGCGCTCGGGTACAGCGCGGGTCAGCAGCGCGCCTGGACCAAGGGACTCGAGCGATGGAACAAGTTGGAGGTCGACACAGCCAGCCCCATCCCGACTCCCGTGCAAGAACTCGCCATGCGGTTTATGCGCGCACCGCGCCACCTCGGCATCCACTCCGGAGGCATGGTGCTCACCGAGCGCCCAGTGGGAGAGGTCTGCCCCATCGAACACGCCCGCATGGATCGCCGCACCGTGCTGCAGTGGGACAAAGACTCCTGCGAGTCGATGGGACTCGTGAAGTTCGACCTACTCGGGCTCGGCATGCTCAGCGCGCTGCAAAAAACGATGGACATCGTGGCCGCGCACACCAAGAAGCAGTGGACGCTCGGCACCATCCCGAAAGAAGAACCGGGTGTGTACGACATGCTCTGCCGGGCTGACGCAATCGGCGTGTTCCAGCTAGAGAGCCGCGCTCAGCTCAACACGCTGCCCCGCCTGCTTCCCCGCAGCTTCTACGACCTGGTCATCGAGATTGCGCTCATCAGGCCGGGGCCGATCCAGGGCGGCGCCGTTCACCCGTATCTGCGCCGCAAGAACAAGGCTGAAGAGGTGAGTTACCTTCACCCGAAGTTGCGGCCAGTGCTCGAGCGCACACTGGGTGTGCCCCTGTTCCAGGAGCAGCTCATGCAGATGGCCGTGGCGGTAGCCGACTGCACCGCAGAGGATGCCGACCTGCTGCGGCGGGCCATGGGATCCAAGCGTGGCCAGGAGCGCATCGAGTCTCTCAAAGAAAAACTGTTTGCGGGCATGGCTAAAAACGGCATTGAAGGAGATGCCGCGACCCACCTGTACGAACAGATCGAAGCGTTTGCAAACTTTGGTTTCGCGGAGAGCCACTCGATCAGTTTCGCGCTGCTCGTCTACGTGAGTTCCTGGTTCAAACTGCACTATCCGGCAGCGTTCCTCGCGGGATTACTGCGATCGCAGCCGATGGGCTTTTACTCGTCTCGCACGCTTGTTGAAGACGCTCGTCGACACGGCGTGGAGGTGCGCCCAGCGGATGTTCAGCGCTCTGCTGTCCTCGCAGATCTTGAGCTTGTTAGCGATCGCAGGCCAACGGCCAAACCCCAAGCTGCAACCGAATGCACCGCCCACCTACCGCGCCAGGAGAATCCGCCGCCCGTGCACCCGTTTGTGCCCGGTGGTCCAGATACCAGTGCACTGCACCGACAAGACGGTGACTTCGCCGTGCGCCTTGGTCTCGCCGAAATCCGCAGTATCGAGAAGAGCACCGCCGAGCGTATTGTGCGGGCCCGAGAACACGGGCCGTTCGCCGATCTCACCGACCTCGCCCGCCGGGCAGATCTCGATCGTGCTCAGCTCGAAGCTCTGGCAGCGGCGGGGGCTTGCAAAAGTCTCGGCCTCGATCGCCGGGAGGCACTCTGGGCTGCCGCACCCGCCGCGGATAACCGCGAACGTTTTCTGCCCGGCATCGCCGTGCACGTGCAGCCACCACTGCTCCCGGTGTTGAACCCGGCCGAGCAGACCGCACTCGATCTCTGGACAACGGGGATCGCTCTAGACGCACACCCGCTCGCCCTGCTGCGCGACACCCTCGACGCGCAGGGGGTAGTTCGCTCCGACCGCACACGCCATGTTCAGCCCGGCACCGTGGTAAAGATCGCTGGCCTGGTGACCCACAGACAGCGCCCGGGCACCGCCAGCGGTATCACCTTCATCACGCTTGAAGACGAGTCGGGATCCGTCAACGTGGTGACCTGGGCAAACGTCTGGGCCCGTCACCGTCTCGTTGCCCGATCCTCGCCCGCGCTTATCATCAGAGGAGTGCTTGAGCGCTCTCCAGAGGGGGTGATCAATGTCATCGCGAACAACTTCGAACCGCTCGCCGCGCCCGCCGGAGTATCCTCTCGGGACTTCCATTAG
- a CDS encoding nicotinate phosphoribosyltransferase gives MHLSTALLTDHYELTMVDAARRAGTADRGSVFELFTRRLSGARRYGVVAGTGRLLEAIDRFRFTDTELDFLKSRGVVSDGTLDWLANFRFSGNIWGYPEGEVFFPGSPLISVEASFAEGVLLETLALSVLNYDSAVATAASRMSHAAKGKPLAEMGSRRTSEYSAVAAARAAYIAGFSATSNLEAGRSYGIPTMGTAAHSFMLLHDSERAAFEAQIATLGTDTTLLVDTYDIEQGVRTAIEVAGTSLGAVRIDSGDLPVVVGRVRHLLDELGATQTRITVTNDLDEHTVAVLAASPVDSFGVGTSVAVGSGSPTMGMVYKLVAHEDEQGNWVSVAKKSAGKVSVGGRKSVYRRFNARDVAVAETIVVNDGSHATGLPGNNAAAEAVEGREILVPLVTNGEVLREHTGTDGIAAARERHRQRVAELPAVAMSLTRGDPAIPTEYV, from the coding sequence GTGCATCTCTCAACTGCGCTCCTCACGGACCACTACGAGCTAACCATGGTCGATGCCGCGCGCCGCGCGGGAACAGCAGACCGTGGCAGCGTCTTCGAGCTGTTTACTCGCCGTCTCTCAGGGGCCCGCCGCTACGGTGTTGTCGCTGGCACCGGCAGACTACTTGAGGCCATCGACCGTTTCCGATTCACAGACACCGAACTCGACTTTCTGAAGTCGCGTGGTGTCGTCAGTGACGGGACCCTCGACTGGCTCGCTAATTTTCGCTTCAGCGGCAACATCTGGGGGTATCCCGAGGGTGAGGTCTTCTTCCCCGGGTCACCGCTCATCAGTGTCGAGGCAAGCTTCGCTGAGGGAGTGCTACTCGAAACACTCGCGCTCAGTGTGCTGAACTACGACTCGGCGGTCGCCACGGCAGCATCCCGCATGAGCCACGCGGCCAAGGGAAAGCCGCTCGCCGAAATGGGTTCGCGCCGCACCAGCGAGTACAGCGCCGTTGCCGCTGCGCGCGCCGCCTACATCGCAGGATTCAGCGCGACCTCAAACCTTGAAGCGGGCCGCAGCTACGGCATCCCAACCATGGGCACAGCAGCACACAGTTTCATGCTGCTGCACGACAGCGAGCGCGCGGCGTTCGAGGCACAAATTGCAACGCTCGGAACAGACACCACGCTGCTCGTCGACACCTATGACATTGAGCAGGGTGTGCGCACCGCGATTGAAGTTGCGGGCACCAGTCTCGGAGCTGTTCGCATCGATTCTGGCGACCTGCCCGTTGTGGTTGGCCGAGTGCGCCACCTCCTCGACGAACTGGGGGCAACACAAACTCGCATCACCGTCACCAACGACCTCGACGAGCACACGGTAGCCGTACTCGCGGCCTCACCCGTTGACAGCTTTGGCGTCGGCACGTCAGTGGCCGTCGGCTCGGGATCACCAACCATGGGCATGGTGTACAAACTTGTTGCGCACGAGGACGAACAGGGAAACTGGGTCTCCGTGGCGAAAAAGTCAGCCGGCAAGGTGTCGGTTGGTGGCCGCAAGAGTGTCTACCGCAGGTTCAACGCGCGCGATGTTGCTGTAGCCGAGACCATCGTCGTGAACGATGGCTCTCACGCCACCGGCTTGCCCGGCAACAACGCTGCGGCTGAAGCGGTTGAGGGCCGTGAGATTCTCGTCCCGCTCGTCACAAACGGCGAGGTTCTGCGCGAGCACACCGGCACAGACGGTATCGCAGCAGCGCGCGAACGTCACCGGCAGCGGGTTGCAGAACTCCCCGCCGTTGCGATGAGCCTCACTCGTGGGGATCCCGCGATCCCGACCGAGTACGTGTAG
- a CDS encoding DUF3039 domain-containing protein: MDRELEKILEDAQIEDGDHERFSHYVPKDKILESAVTGKAVRALCGKKWTPSRDPEKFPVCPDCKRVYERMKK, translated from the coding sequence CTGGATCGTGAACTCGAGAAAATCCTTGAAGACGCTCAAATTGAAGACGGCGACCACGAGCGTTTTTCGCACTACGTGCCAAAAGACAAGATCCTGGAATCTGCCGTAACCGGTAAAGCGGTTCGTGCGCTGTGCGGAAAGAAATGGACGCCGTCGCGGGATCCCGAGAAGTTTCCGGTCTGTCCTGATTGCAAGCGGGTTTACGAACGCATGAAGAAGTAG